One window from the genome of Candidatus Binatia bacterium encodes:
- a CDS encoding ATP-binding protein yields the protein MSRRAMLRQVVGGTMAWATAAAALAVAAALFFGAHAGSAVARQGERRLLDLAAALAASIAPEEAALAGEHAPEARFSREIRAQLVALRRNDASIRKIVLLEAGSDRDPRILLEAGGGRAPEPDAGGAPAPARPEPRYRAPLGVSLEEAVRTPVVSPAGAGVIAAFAPVLDERGRTVAIAGIEMDGGAIAAAARARRAETAAAAGALVLAIASFAAWRARRGLAALDRLRGLRAQIAIYRVGDALARAESDEELVRLALDAIASGSGIDRWTMYLRDAPGTRFRRFAERGAEAGGTAAIEPRPAGPGVVSIPLVDGSETVGVLQCLLPGGREPESEELALFRWMATQVLVGLKRIRMERRDQLLALFTMGTGEILLGLDLGGFVTYANAAAERALGATAGGLTGRPVESMVRLGAGEEPFGLVGALDGEREFSGEVCFVRADGSRFPAEVRLSPAVDRQGKLSALVLLGHDVTERREREADLENRTRELALLNEQLQRAVGELEEARQAQSEFVANTSHELRTPLNAVIGFASLIEQGNHESDEEARDFAQRIRRSAEHLLGLLNDILDLAKVEAGRFQLSMTEGDVRGPVREALDAVASLAASRGLAIAAELPEGPLPARLDPARARQVLLNLLGNALKYTDKGGVRVRAWREPATGEAKVEIVDTGIGISKEGQRRLFTKFGRVDLSYAGRRSGTGLGLAISRALVQGMGGSITVESDGPEQGTRATVSFAAPAPEPAVR from the coding sequence ATGAGCCGCCGCGCGATGCTGCGCCAGGTCGTGGGCGGAACGATGGCGTGGGCGACGGCCGCGGCGGCGCTGGCCGTGGCGGCGGCGCTCTTCTTCGGGGCCCACGCCGGCAGCGCCGTCGCGCGCCAGGGCGAGCGCCGCCTGCTCGACCTCGCGGCGGCGCTCGCCGCCTCCATCGCCCCCGAGGAGGCGGCCCTCGCGGGCGAACACGCTCCCGAGGCCCGCTTCTCGCGAGAGATCCGGGCGCAGCTCGTCGCGCTCCGGCGAAACGACGCCTCCATCCGGAAGATCGTCCTGCTTGAAGCCGGGTCCGATCGCGACCCGAGGATTCTGCTCGAGGCGGGCGGCGGTCGCGCGCCGGAACCCGACGCCGGCGGCGCGCCGGCGCCGGCTCGCCCCGAGCCACGGTACCGCGCGCCGCTCGGCGTGTCCCTGGAGGAGGCCGTTCGAACGCCGGTGGTCTCTCCCGCCGGCGCCGGCGTGATCGCGGCGTTCGCCCCCGTGCTCGACGAGCGGGGGCGCACGGTGGCGATCGCAGGGATCGAGATGGACGGCGGCGCGATCGCGGCGGCCGCGAGAGCCCGCCGCGCCGAAACGGCCGCCGCGGCCGGCGCGCTCGTGCTGGCCATCGCCTCCTTCGCCGCGTGGCGCGCGCGCCGCGGGCTGGCCGCGCTCGACCGCCTGCGCGGCCTGCGCGCGCAGATCGCGATCTACCGCGTCGGCGACGCGCTCGCCCGGGCGGAGTCGGACGAGGAGCTGGTGCGGCTGGCCCTGGACGCCATCGCGAGCGGAAGCGGGATCGATCGCTGGACCATGTACCTCCGCGACGCTCCCGGGACGCGCTTCCGCCGCTTCGCCGAGCGCGGGGCCGAAGCCGGCGGGACGGCCGCCATCGAGCCGCGGCCCGCGGGCCCGGGCGTCGTGTCGATCCCGCTCGTGGACGGCTCCGAGACGGTCGGCGTGCTCCAGTGCCTGCTGCCGGGCGGACGCGAGCCGGAATCGGAGGAGCTCGCGCTCTTCCGCTGGATGGCCACGCAGGTCCTGGTCGGGCTCAAGCGGATCCGGATGGAGCGGCGCGATCAGCTGCTCGCGCTGTTCACGATGGGCACGGGCGAGATCCTGCTCGGCCTGGACCTGGGCGGGTTCGTGACCTACGCGAACGCGGCCGCGGAGCGGGCCCTCGGCGCGACCGCGGGAGGTCTCACGGGGCGGCCGGTGGAATCGATGGTCCGGCTGGGGGCCGGCGAGGAGCCGTTCGGGCTGGTCGGCGCGCTGGACGGGGAGCGCGAATTCTCGGGGGAGGTCTGCTTCGTGCGCGCCGACGGTTCGCGCTTCCCCGCCGAGGTGCGCCTCTCGCCCGCGGTGGACCGCCAGGGCAAGCTGAGCGCCCTGGTCCTCCTGGGCCACGACGTGACCGAGCGGCGGGAGCGCGAGGCGGACCTCGAGAACCGCACGCGCGAGCTCGCGCTCCTGAACGAGCAGCTCCAGCGCGCGGTCGGCGAGCTGGAGGAGGCGCGGCAGGCGCAGAGCGAGTTCGTCGCGAACACCTCGCACGAGCTGCGGACGCCGCTCAACGCCGTCATCGGCTTCGCGAGCCTGATCGAGCAGGGCAACCACGAGTCCGACGAGGAGGCCCGCGACTTCGCCCAGCGGATCCGGCGGAGCGCCGAGCATCTCCTCGGGCTCCTGAACGACATCCTCGACCTGGCTAAGGTCGAGGCGGGTCGCTTCCAGCTCTCCATGACCGAGGGGGACGTCCGCGGCCCGGTGCGGGAAGCGCTCGACGCCGTCGCCTCGCTCGCGGCGAGCCGGGGACTCGCGATCGCCGCCGAGCTTCCGGAGGGCCCGCTCCCGGCCCGGCTCGACCCGGCCCGGGCCCGCCAGGTCCTGTTGAACCTGCTTGGGAACGCCCTCAAGTACACCGATAAGGGAGGGGTGCGGGTCCGCGCCTGGAGGGAGCCCGCCACGGGCGAGGCCAAGGTCGAGATCGTGGACACGGGCATCGGGATTTCCAAGGAGGGACAGCGCCGCCTCTTCACGAAGTTCGGCCGGGTGGACCTCTCGTACGCCGGCCGGCGTTCGGGTACCGGACTGGGACTCGCGATCTCGCGGGCGCTGGTCCAGGGGATGGGCGGAAGCATCACCGTCGAGAGCGACGGCCCGGAGCAGGGCACGCGCGCGACGGTCTCGTTCGCGGCGCCGGCGCCCGAGCCGGCGGTCCGCTAG
- a CDS encoding response regulator: MPGRILVVEDDPMNAKLFQLILARKAGLTVEVTEDPALVLERARSGDIDVIIMDVSLSNSEWDGTPVDGLEISRRLKRDPVAGRIPILLATAHAMKGSRENFLRASGADDYISKPIVSADELVARIEALIEKRNHALPPPPR; encoded by the coding sequence GTGCCGGGGCGAATCCTGGTCGTCGAAGACGACCCGATGAACGCCAAGCTGTTCCAGCTGATCCTGGCGCGCAAGGCGGGGTTGACGGTCGAGGTGACCGAGGACCCGGCGCTGGTGCTGGAGCGCGCCCGCTCCGGCGACATCGACGTGATCATCATGGACGTCTCGCTCTCGAACAGCGAGTGGGACGGAACGCCGGTCGACGGACTCGAGATCTCGCGGCGGCTCAAGCGGGACCCCGTGGCCGGCCGGATCCCGATCCTCCTCGCGACCGCCCACGCCATGAAGGGCTCCCGCGAGAACTTCCTGCGCGCCTCAGGCGCGGACGACTACATCTCCAAGCCGATCGTGAGCGCCGATGAGCTGGTCGCGCGCATCGAAGCCCTGATCGAGAAGAGGAACCATGCCCTTCCGCCTCCTCCTCGTTGA
- a CDS encoding response regulator: MPFRLLLVDDEAHNRKLLRMVLRKGEYEFFDAEDGGKALDILAKETIDLVLLDLMMPNPNGFDVLHAMRSNDLHRDIPIIVASASTAPDDVERSLSMGAVDYFMKPLTEWDIRFQLPIKVRNAIALHRASDERLKAERMKAVSAMAVALNHEINNPLQVIQGNAQLLYVHPGIPPEAREKVQRIRQATETIAGLTHRVAALRDIVTVDYPAGNRTTVPMVSFKASTTTREGGTHGAANGGSAVDGAAGGGGAPESNDAPPQIPSAG, encoded by the coding sequence ATGCCCTTCCGCCTCCTCCTCGTTGACGACGAAGCGCACAACCGGAAGCTGCTCCGGATGGTGCTCCGCAAGGGCGAGTACGAGTTCTTCGACGCGGAGGACGGCGGCAAGGCGCTGGACATCCTGGCGAAGGAGACGATCGATCTCGTCCTGCTCGACCTGATGATGCCGAACCCGAACGGCTTCGACGTGCTCCACGCCATGCGGTCGAACGACCTTCACCGCGACATCCCGATCATCGTCGCGAGCGCCTCCACCGCGCCCGACGACGTGGAGCGCAGCCTGAGCATGGGGGCGGTGGACTACTTCATGAAGCCGCTCACCGAGTGGGACATCCGCTTCCAGCTCCCGATCAAGGTGCGGAACGCGATCGCGCTCCACCGGGCCAGCGACGAGCGGCTCAAGGCGGAGCGGATGAAGGCGGTCTCGGCGATGGCGGTGGCGCTGAACCACGAGATCAACAACCCCTTACAAGTCATCCAGGGGAACGCGCAGCTCCTCTACGTGCACCCCGGAATCCCTCCCGAGGCCCGGGAGAAGGTGCAGCGGATCCGCCAGGCCACGGAAACGATCGCGGGGCTGACGCACCGCGTGGCCGCGCTCCGCGACATCGTGACGGTGGACTATCCGGCGGGAAACCGGACCACGGTTCCGATGGTGAGCTTCAAGGCCTCGACGACGACCCGCGAGGGCGGGACCCACGGAGCGGCGAACGGCGGAAGCGCGGTGGACGGAGCAGCGGGCGGAGGCGGCGCCCCCGAATCGAACGACGCGCCCCCTCAGATCCCCAGCGCGGGGTAG